Part of the uncultured Methanobrevibacter sp. genome, ATTAAAAAAAATAAAATATGTACAAAAATCATTTAGTTCAGACATATCTAAACAAAATTTAAAATCGAAAAAAACATGTGAAAAATTAATTACATGTTAAAAAAGAAGAGATATGAAAAGTTTATTCATCACTTATTTAATTATAAGAATGTTTTTTAGAGCATTTTAGAATATTATACAATTTTAAAACTATTTAGCGATTCCTATATCTTAACTTTGTAAATAAACCTTATGTTCAATATGCATTCAACAGGAAAATATGGGTAAAAATCAGTGATTGAAAAAAAATGCTCTATATAATATATAATATATAATAAAGTTCAGTTAAAAAAAAAGAAATGAAAAAGTAATCTTATTTGATTACTTTACTTTTGATGATTTCCACTCTTTTGAGAGGGTATATTTTTTTAGCGTTGTGGTAAATTTCAGATGCTAATTTACCGTTTACACATACGCCCACTAATTCATCAAAGGATCTTTCAGCTGCTGCTTCGATGAGTAAATCTTCGATGGTTTTTCTCATGTATCTTTGTTGGGAAGATTTAGCCCTTCTGATGGTTACAGCTAAAACTTGTAATTTTAATTTGCGGTCATCTTTAGTTTTAACAACTGCAGAAGCATCGATTCTGGAAGTTCCTCTTCTAATCATACTTCTAACATAGTCAGTTGTGGTTTTGTGACCTGTGAATTTGGTGTTTGCAACATTACCTGCTACATTATCAATTTCAAACCTGAGTTTGATGTATTGTTTTGAGAAGTCTCCGGTTAATTCCCTCATGGTAACTTCTACTCCTCTACCAATAAGAAGTTCTGGATCTTTAGCTGGAGTTTCTCCAATTTCTTTATCTTCAAAGTTCACTGGTGTTTTAATAGTATACCAGGATTTTTCTTTCCATGTATCACGTACTCTACGTCTTGCTTTTGCTTTTGCCATTATATCAACCGTTTAAATTTATAATTTATTATATATAGTAATCTAGCGTTACGCCATTAAATTTTAAAAAATAGTCTTAAATTAAGCAGTACATTAAATACTACACAAAATAAACCTAAAAAATGATTTCGATTAAGTACAGATTTGCAATCATTTTTTCGACTATCCGGAGCATTGCACTCCTTTTTTAAAGAAATATTTGTAATTAAGTTTTATTTTTTAAAACCCGCCCATAAAGGTTATATTTAGTTATTTTAGTCATGATATATAAACATTATTGAAAAAGTGAAAATTAGTGAAAAATTCTTAAATTTCAAAAATAATAATTTATCAAAACAAAATAATAAGTTTCTACTAAAAAAGATTTCTGAAGCCTAAATCAAAAATAAAGATTGGAAAAACGTTTTAAAAAAAGTTACAATAAAGTTGAAAAACAGATACAATATATTTTTGCAACAAAAATGTAGAAAAATAATAGAATGAAAATGTTAATTTTTCATGAAATTAACATGATCAATGTATCTTTTGAGAACATCATCAATAGGACCCTCATCCATCACAAGCTTGATTCCAGCATCTTCAGCTTTGATTTTTGATTTGAATCCATATTGAACGCAAATTAAAACATCACAGTCACTACAGGTCTTTATTACCTTTCCACCCTGATGTTTTGCATCATCTGCAATTTCAATGTCTCTTCTCTCAACAAATTCCAGCTCATCCCCATAGTCATAGACATATACGGATTTTCCCCTGCCGAGGTGAAGGTCAACATTTTCACCATCACTTGATACTACAGCCAAACGCATTAAATCACATCCCCCTTATATTATATAATACATTATACTTCAGCACCGTCCAATGCATGATTGCACATGCAATCCTGTGACTCATCAACATTCTTTATGAAATTATATATCAATTCAAGTAGGTCTGCTTCCTTTTCCTTTACCATTTCAAAGACTTCATCAATTGTCAGCTCACTTTCGGAGATTCCTGAAGCGTAATTGGACACGATACATATTGAATTGTAGCAGATTTCCCTTTCACGTGCAAGGGTAACTTCCGGAACGCCTGTCATTCCCACAAGGTCCCCTCCAAGCATCTTGAACATCTTAATCTCTGCCGGAGTCTCGAATCTAGGACCTTCAGTGCAGACGTATGTGCCTCCAAGAATAACATCACCTGACTTGTCCAAAATATCCCTCAAAGTTGGGCAATATGGTTCGGTTACATCTATATGTACGACCTTATCTTCATAGAAAGTTTTAACCCTATCCTGTGAAAAATCAAGAAAATCATCAGGAATTACAAATGAACCCGGAGGCAGGTCAGTGTTCATTGAGCCTACGGAATTTGTTGCGATGATTTTTGTAACACCAACATTTTTCAATGCGTCAATGTTTGCCCTGAAATTGATTTTATGCGGTGGAATGGAATGTCCCGCAGCATGACGAGGTATGAATGCCACCTTCTTGCCGGAAATGTCAAGAAGTGACACCTCAACGTCACCATAGTCTGTTTTGACAAGTTTAATCTCGCAGGAATCAGCCTTTTCGGTGATTTCATATACTCCACTGCCGCCAATTATACCAATCATGTGAATCTAACCTTTGCAAACTGATAGCGGTTTAACCTTAACCACAAGCTTGGCAATACCTGTACTGTCAGATACCCTGACTACTGAGTCAACGTCCTTATATGCGCCAGGAGCTTCCTCTTCAATCACATGTTTGCTTGTAGCCTTGATCTTGATGCCCTTTGACTGTAAGTCTTCAGTGATTTCATCAGCATCATAGTTCTTTTTGGCTTTGGAACGTGAAAGGATACGTCCCGCACCGTGTGCGGTGGATCCGAAAGTCTCTTCCATTGCAGTTTCAGTACCGCACAATACATATGAAGCAGTTCCCATTGTACCCGGGATTAAGACAGGCTGTCCGACTTCCCTGTATTTTTCCGGAACCTCTTCCCTTCCAGGTCCGAATGCACGTGTTGCACCCTTACGGTGAACCAGCAGTTCCTCTTCACGATTGAAGACCTTATGAGTTTCCATTTTAGCGATGTTATGCGCAACGTCATAGACTATATCCATTTCCATATCCTTGGCGGATTTGCCTAAAACATCCTCAAATGTTTCACGCACCCAATGGGTCATCATCTGACGGTTTGCCCATGCGTAATTTGCAGCTGCAGCCATTGCCTGAATGTAGTTTTGAGCTTCCTTGGAATCCAATGGAGCGCAAGCCAATTGCCTGTCTGCAATATTGACTTTATATTTCTTGTAAGCCTTATCCATAATCCTCAGGTAATCTGAACATATCTGGTGTCCGCATCCTCGTGAGCCTGAGTGAATCATGATTACAATCATGCCCTTTTCAAGTCCGTAGACCTCTGCGACATGCTCATCATAGACCTCATCTACAACCTGAACCTCCAAAAAGTGATTACCGGAACCGAGGGAACCCAATTGTGGAATACCTCTTTTTTTGGCCTTATCGGATACGATGCTTGAATCAGCATCAACCATTCTTCCGTTTTCCTCAAGGACTTCAAGGTCCTCTTCCCATCCGTAACCGTTTTTGACAGCCCATTCGGCACCGTAATCCAGAACATCGTTGATTTCATCCTTTTCAAGCCTGATTTTACCTTTGCTTCCAACACCTGACGGAATGTTTTCAAAAAGCTTTTCGGTAAGCTCGTCAAGGTGGTCTTCAATGTCTTCAACGGTCAGATTGGATTTAATCAGCCTTACTCCACAGTTGATGTCGAATCCGACTCCTCCAGGAGATACAATACCATTCCTTAGGCTGAATGCTGCAACTCCTCCGATAGGAAAACCGTAACCGAAATGGATGTCCGGCAGTCCTATTGAATATCTTTGAACACCCGGAAGGCAAGCCACATTAATAATCTGTTCGATAGCGCCTTCCTCCAAATCATCGAAGTATTCATCTGCAATGTAAAACCTTCCAGAAGCCCTCATAGATTTGTTGTAAGATCCTGGGATTTCATAAACGTTATCTCTAACTTTCTTAATTTCATCTTTAATGCTCATAGTATCACAAAAATATTATGTTTAAATATATATTGGTGGTGTTTAAATAAGGTTTGGGTAAAAAATTATTTTCTAAAAAGAGCTGATATTCCGGCAATGAGCAGAAATATTGCACTTATTATGTTTATATGGTTTGAACCTACAATTACAAACATTGTTGCTACAATAAATCCTACACCTGCAATTTCAGAGTTCTTTCTGACATAATATGTTGAAAGTATTCCCAAAACTGAAGCCGCAATAGCAATTATTCCCAAAAAGGGAGCGTGTGCAATTTTAAGGTTTTCTAAAAATATTAAAAATGATCCGGAAAATATTCCGATTATGGAACCTAAAGCACCCACAATCATTTCAAAATTTCTGGAAATCGTTTTAGTTCTTTTCATAATAATGAATATGGTTGATATGATATAAATTATTTGTTGAAGATTTTCTATAAATCCACAATGGCCTGAACTTCAACATGGTCGGTTTTTTTAACCTCCATCTTGTGAAAGGTTATTGCCTTTATTTCGCTTTTTCTTTCGTGCTTGTCCCAGTCAATCTCCTCACCGACTATCTTGGCTTCAAGGTGCAGGTTTTCATCGATTTTGACATGAAATTCTGAAAATAACATGAACTCAATTTCATGATAAAACAGCAATTCCTCCAAATAATCATAAAGAAGTGACACTTCGTCCTCTGAGGTAACCTCAAATTCGATTTCCCTTAAAGCGCCAATACCAGAGGTGTCAGAAATTATATTAAAAATTGCAAGTCCCGCATTTTCAAATGCCTCATTTATATCCTTACCATATGCCTTAAGTCCAATGTCGGCTGTTGCTTCAAAATATTCATAGCTTTTCATGACCTTACCTCAAATTATTGATTACCAAATGCTCTCACTCTTTGCTTATATATGTACTTTTTACAACTTTAATATAGTGATTAAAATGATAGGTAATAATGACACCACAATTCAAGTTGATTTAAGAAAAAAAAGTTCAATGAAAGACGAAATAATGTACAGTAATTTAGATATTCAATCTTGCATGGTAGTGCTTGTAGTAATAGCAGCATTACTTTTATCTGTTATTTCTGTTGTAGCAGCTCAAGCTCCAGTAATCTAAACTGAAGTCTTATTTTACAATGCCAAACCCTTTAGTTGCACATTAGACTATGAGCATACCATGCAAAATACTCTAATGTTAACAGAAACTAATTTCCCGTTTACAGGAAAACTAGATGGCATAATCATCGGGGTTGAAACGCAATATAATTTCTCTGGCATTTCCTTTAACCCCTTTTCCTGTATATTTTGTATCAACCAATCTTACGAACTCCAACTTGTCAAGCGCACGGTTGAATGATGCGTAGCTTGATCCTGTTTTTTCCTTGAATATTTTGGACAGTTCACCGGCATTGTACATGCCCTCGTTATCCGCAACCATCCTTAGAATGTATCTTTCAGAATCGTTCAATGATTTCAATGATTCGACAATATTGACAGACACCAGGGATTCCAGAGCCTTTTCGAAGTGAACTTGAGTTATTTCACGGCTTGCATCGGCCTCAGCGATATTTCCGCAGCTTCTCAAAAGGTTGATTCCCACTCTCAAGTCACCGTTTTCTTCAGTGTACATGGCAATCTGTTCCAGTATCTCATCGGATAAAACATTCGGGAAAAATCCTGCCTTTACACGGTCTCGCAAGATTCCTTCAATTTCAGAATAAGTGTATAATGGGAATAGAATTTCCTGAGGAATAAATACGGTATTTACATTTTTATCGAAGGAATATTTGAATTCCAAATCAGACATTATTGCAAAGATGGATGCCTTTACTCCAGGATATTCCTCATATGCCCTGAGCAAATCATAAACAACCTTATCTGCATTCTTTGATTGGAACAAGTAGTTAATGTCATCCAGCGCAACTACAAGCGCCTTTTCCTTTTTCTGGAGTTCCTTCATTATCTGGTCATATATCCTTGAAAATGGCACTCCTGTTTCAGGCGGAATGTGGCCGAACAGCTTTTTGTATATCTGTGAAAAGATTCCGAATCGTGTGGTGTGCAGCTGACAGTTGATGTACAGGCATACTACCTTATCTGAACTCTTCTCGACCAGTTCGAATACCTTTCTTATTGATGTTGTTTTTCCTGTTGCCGGTGAGCCTAAAACAACTGCGTTTGATGGTTGACCTCCCCTTAAAGCCGGCCTTATAGACATTGCCAAAGCTTCCATTTGTGTGTCTCTGTAATTGAAATTTGGAGGAAAGTAATCTGGATCAAAAGCATTTATGTTTTGAAAAAGACTTTCATCTGACATTAAAATATCTTCGATTCCCATAATATCATATTATACATATTATATTATAAAACAATTTTTATTCACAAAGATTCTTTATGACAACATTTTCATTGTCCTCTATCCACTGGGCGAACTTCTCGGCATAACCCAGCTTTTTCTTTTTGAAGTCATCGGCCTGGGCAATCTCGGTTTCAATGTTCGGACGAGAATATCTGGTTACAATGTCTCCAAAGTCCATGCCCGCAAGGGTGATTTCCTCTGCACCCAAAGCCACAGCCAAAAACATTGCACGGTCGCCGTCTGTAAATCCTCCGAAATTGTAGAGGTTTCCGACAGGCTGTGATTGTGTGGTGCCCAATACGCTTGTAAAGAATGGTGTCAGTTTGGCAATCTTGTCCATATTGTCCCCATGGGCATGTATTGCAACGTTTGCTCCCCTGAAATTGGCCAATAGTATGTCGTCAAGGTTTCCGTCAAGGTCTGTAGCCACTATGTCCGGCGCAATTCTTTCTTCAACAAGAGCTGTTGTTGCACCGTCGGCTGCAACCAGAACATAATCCTTTAAATCATAGTTTTCCATTAAAAACTTCACATGTTCTTTTAGTGACGGACCTGCGCCGAATACGATGAACTTGTCTGAAAAGTCCACAAACCCTTTTAAATCCTCAAGGGTCAGGCATCCTTCAGTTGAAAGGATTTCATCCAGGAGCTTTGCGGATTTCTCATCATTTTCACGTGAAAATCCGAAGTCATCAAGAATCTCTTTATAATATTTTTCCCATAGTCCAAATTCCATATTTAAACCTCACTGTAATAATTTTAGCCTTTGATTTGTTAAATAATTTATTATTGTTCTGCTGTTAATTTTTGTTTACAACATTGACCTCGTGGCCGGTGATTCTTGAATAAAGGTTGTTGATTTGCCTTAATGTGAATCCGACCATGAATGCTGAAATTATGGTTCCGACGTTTACAGCGCCTAAAATGTTTGTATACCAAAGGCCGCACATTATAAGGGAAATTATCACCATTGCGGCGTCAAAGCCAATCTTTATTGTTGAAAATCTCCAGCCTGTAACGATTGCAACTGATTCGACGCACCCCTCTCCCGGAAGCGGAGCAATGTTTGCAGGCATATAGATGAATATTCCAAGAGCGGTTAAAAAGATGCTTGCAATCAGAAATGCTGTACACATCAGAATTGATGAGTCAAATGGTATGAAACCAACAATATAAAGTGCCAGATCAGTGAAATATCCAAAAAGAACGCAGTTTATCAGCTGCAACAGCCTTTTTCTGTGGAATCTTTTTCTCAAAATAAGAAATTGGATCAGAATCAGTGCGGCATTGAATATGAATGTGGTTATTCCAATGTTTATGTTTGTTATCAATGCCAGAGAATATGATATTGAGCTTATTGGAGTTGTTCCAAGTGTTGAAACGATTGAAAACGCCACTCCAAGAGACATTATGAAAAGTCCTATTACAAAACATCCAATTCTTTTAATCATATTATAATATATATCTTACATCTTTTTTAAATCCACGTCCTCACCTGTGAAGTGCCCATAGATTTTGTGGATATACCTGACGGTTGTACCGATAAAGAGCGCCCCGAGTATTGTACCGATTCCAACACTTCCAAACTGGCCCAAAAATCCGTAACTCAGAATCAAGGCTGTTGAGACAACGCATATGTCAAAATACACCTTGATTGTTGGAAAAGGCTTATCTGTAACTATTGCAATGGCCTGTGTAACGCCCTCCACCGATAGAGGTATCAGATTTGTCGGAACATAGAAAAAGAGGCCCAACGCTATGAGAAATATTGAAAGCACAGTCATAACAAAGGCCCAAATCAGATTGTCTGCAGGAGGAATGAAATACATGAGAGCTACTGAAAAGCTTGTAAATGCCCCAAACAATACTCCTACAAATACCTGAAGGAAATGTTTCCTCTTAAAGTCGCCCCTAAGCAATGCCAACTCCATTGCCACAAGTATCGCATGGAATATGAATGTTGCAATGCCTATCTCCACTGCCCAGATAAGATTCATGGCATATGGTATTGAGCTTACCGGCGCTGAGCCCAAACCTGATTTTATTGAAAACGCAACCCCCAGCGTAATCAGATACAGCCCGAAAACATAGTTGAAGACCCTCCTCAGGGTCAATTCCTCCCCACTAAATTGCATAGTAATATATTAGTTACGAGAGTATTTAAACAGTTAGTAAAAAATATGCTACTAAATTATACAATTACATAATTTGACAGGAATTTGTTCAAAAATTTTGAATAATCTACATATTAAAAATATTTAATAAGTATAAAAATCAAAAATAAAAATGGCTTAAAATAAGCCAATTTTCTAGAAAATTGGAGGATATTTAATGAACGATATTTTATTAATGCTTCCTGGACCAACAACAGTACCCCCAAGAGTACTCAATGCAATGTCACAGGCTGTTGTTAACCACAGAGGAGCTAAATATGGTGAAATTTTAACTGAAACTACTGAATTAATGAGTAAAGTTTTCCAAACCTCAAATGACTCTTATTTATTAACTGGATCTGGAACTGCAGCAATGGAAGCAGGTATTGCCAACACTGTAGCACCAGGTGAAAAAATGTTAAATGTTGTAGGTGGAAAATTCGGTGAAAGATTCATGAAAATTGCGCAAACTCATGGAATCGACGCACAGGAATTAGCAGTTGAATGGGGAACTGCAGTAACACCTCAAGCTATCGAAGAAGCTCTCGAAGCTGACGAAGACATCAAAGCTGTAAGTGTTATCCACAACGAAACCTCAACAGGTGTAGCTGCACCTATTGAAGAAATCGGTAAAGTAATGAAAAACTATGACGCATTATACATTGTGGACACCGTTTCATCCCTTGCTGGTGATGAAGTAAACGTTGACAAGTTCGGAATTGACGTTTGTCTTACCGGATCTCAAAAATGTATCGCTGCACCGCCTGGAATGGGCGCAATCACATTAAGTGACGACGCATGGGCTGCAGTCGACAAAGTTGAAACCAACACTTTCTACCTTGACCTTAAAGCTGCAAGAAAAAGCGGAAGCAAAGTGCCTCCTGAAACTCCATACACTCCATCAGTTTCACTCACTTATGCAATGAATGAAGCTTTAAAAATAATTATGGAAGAAGGACTTGACAACAGGGTTGCACGTCACCACAAAGCAGCTAAAGCAAGTGTAGCAGCTGTCAAAGCTTTAGGTTTAGAATTATTCGCTGATGAAGCTGTTTCATCCGCTACAGTTACCGCTGTTAAAATGCCTGAAGGAGTTACCGATGCAGAGTTCAGAGGAACCACACGTGACAAATACGGTGTTGAATTAGCAGGAGGTCAAGACCACCTTAAAGGAAACATCTTCAGAATCGGTCACATGGGTACAATTTCCTACAAAGAACTTGTTCAAACCTTTGCAGCAATTGGTATGACCTTAAAAGGCTTAGGCGTAATCGACGATGCAGGCGCTGGTGTTTCATCAATTACAGAATCATACTTATGATTCTGATTTTTTCTTTTTTTATTAAATTTTGTAGTTATAACTTATAACTCATCTTTTTTTGAAAAGCATGTGAAATATTTTTGTGATTATCATGTTATGATAAGTTATAAGTGAAAAGTTACACTTGAAATGCATGTCTCAATCTTGTGTATTAGAACTTATAACTTATATGTTACACTTGAAATGCATGTCTCAATCTTGTGTATTAGAACTTATAACTTATATGTTACACTTGAAATGCACCTCTCGAAAACTCCACTTATACCTTATAACTTACACTTGAAACTTATGTCTAAACATTAAAAAAAGTAATACTCTGAAAGTAAAGTAAAATTATTTAAAACAATAATGCAAAAAATAATATCAATAATAAGGATGTGAAACAATGTCAGAAAATATTAAAACAACTGTTGAAGAATTGCGTAAATTGATCAACGTGGACAATGTAATAGGCACACCGATAGAAACCGAAGATAAAGTTCTAATACCAGTAATGAAAATGGGAGTAGGTTTTGGAGCTGGAGAAAACATATTAGGTACTGAAGGCAGTGACGCCGCAGGAGCAGGTGCCGGAGTGGAACCTATATCCATGGTTATGATACCTAAAAAAGGAAATGATGCCGAAGGAGTGCGCGTACTTGACTTAAGTAAAGGAACCGAAACCAACAAGGCGATTTCCGATATCGGACTCATCGTTACCGACCTTGTAAAAAGCTTTTTGGAGTCACAGCAAGGTGGCGCTGAATACTACGATGAAAGTGAATACATAGAACCTGAATTCAGTACAGCTGACGATCAAGAATAGGAATTCACTATATGTTAAACATCCTGGGGATGATTATACTAATAATCATCTTATTTATTATTATTTTACTCATAATAGGCATTAAGATAACATTTGAGTACAATAAAATAGATAGTGAATTTAAAGGATGTCTGAAAATACTTATTTTAAAAAAAATCAAAGTCTACTCACGCCAATTTCCATCACAGAATGACAATGCAGACGAAGATGACAAAAAAGATGATGAAAAAAAGGAAAAGGACTTCAAAAAGATATTAAACTTGGCCAAACCCTGCCTTGAAGACCTTCTGGATTATCTGAAATCCGCATTGAACATCATCAAAGTAACAAAAGTCAAAAACCATCTCATATTTGGAATGGACAGTTTTGCAGATACCGGAAAATATATCGGAATCATCTGGGGACTTCTCTCAATCATAAACCCGATGCATGAAAACCTGGCCCTAAGTGCCGAACCGTCATTTAAAGGAAGCCAACTCGATGCCAAAGGAGAGAATGAAGTTGAAATATATCCGCTGAAACTCCTGATTCCTACAATCAGACTGATTTTAAAGGAAGATGTCAGAAAATTAATCAGAGGTGTTTTGGATGAGCGATGATATTTTTGATGAGTTAAGGGAAATATTTGAAATCAGCCAAGACGTCAAGATTGAATTCAAGGAAATTTATGGATTAACATTTGCCTTTGAATCAAAAATTAATATAATGAGAAACAGCATTGTCTCAACAGAAATAGCGCCGCTTGGAATAATATATAAAGAAAACGATGAATATTACTTCGCACCCCTAGACGAAGTTGAAAATATAGACGAAATAATTAAGGAATATGTGAAAACTATTCCGGAAGGGGAATGTTCTCACGTTGAACAATGACCTCAACAACCAATGGTCCTTTAAGATTCTTATCCAATACCAGTTCCAAATCATCCAAATTGTCTACACGCACAGCATCAATTCCATAGCTTGAAGCGAGTTTTATGAAATCAGGATTTTTGAGTTTGACCTGATATGCATCCATATCATAGAAATCCTCCTGCCATTGCCTGATGATTCCATATTCGGAATTGTTTAAAATGAACACTATAACGTCAAGGTCGTTTTCCCTTATTGTTGCAAGTTCCTGAAGGTTCATCTGGAAATCCCCATCACCGTTTATGACAATCACCTGCTCGTTTGTGGCAATGGCCGCACCGATGGCTGCCGGTACGCCGTATCCCATTGGAGCAAGGCCTCCTGAAAAGAGCAATTGCCTTGGCTTTAGGGACTTTTTCAAAAGTGTTGTCCATGTGGTGTGTGATCCCGCATCGGAAACGATAATGTTATTGTCAAACTTATCCAGAATGCGTTTTATCGCTGATTGCGGCTTTAAATCATCATCCAGACCCTCAAGAGGATATGTATCGTCAATGTCAAGGAGTTCGCCAATCCAGTCCGCCTTTTTGAATTTGGTCTGGAAAATGAAATCCATGACCTTGCCATGAATCGGATAATCCCCAACCAGAACATCCCTATTGATGTTTACATGAATGAAATTGTCCGGAATTTCAGGAAGTGTCCTTTCACTTGCCTTGATTCCCAATCCAATTATGCAGTCAGCGTTTTCAAGTGCGTATTTTGAGCGTGGATTTGCACGTATTCCGCATAGCCCAAGATTCAGAGGGTTTTCCTCTGAAACTATTCCCTTGCCGTGAAACGTTGTGGTTACCGGAATTTGATACTCTTCCACTATCCTGTTGATATTTTCCGCATGAGAGATTGCCCCCGCACCAAGTATGAACAACGGTTTTGAGGCATTGTCAATCAGCTCCTGTGCCTTTGAGAGGTTGGACATGTCATCCTCGCAGAGATAGCACAAATCAAAGTCATCGAATTTTTCACTCAAAAGTATGTCCTTTGCAAGGTTTATGTGAATCGGACCCTTCGGATTGTTTTTAAGCTCATAAATGGCCGCACGCAACACATACATCGCTTCGGTACCGTTCAGGGGATTGTATGATGATTGTGTGATATGTTGGAAGATTTCAAACTGAGGAGTGGTCTGGAAATAGTCGCTTCCACGATGCTTAAGCTCATTGTCTCCAGTCAAAACAAGCATCGGTACATTG contains:
- a CDS encoding archease — protein: MKSYEYFEATADIGLKAYGKDINEAFENAGLAIFNIISDTSGIGALREIEFEVTSEDEVSLLYDYLEELLFYHEIEFMLFSEFHVKIDENLHLEAKIVGEEIDWDKHERKSEIKAITFHKMEVKKTDHVEVQAIVDL
- a CDS encoding alanine--glyoxylate aminotransferase family protein, which codes for MNDILLMLPGPTTVPPRVLNAMSQAVVNHRGAKYGEILTETTELMSKVFQTSNDSYLLTGSGTAAMEAGIANTVAPGEKMLNVVGGKFGERFMKIAQTHGIDAQELAVEWGTAVTPQAIEEALEADEDIKAVSVIHNETSTGVAAPIEEIGKVMKNYDALYIVDTVSSLAGDEVNVDKFGIDVCLTGSQKCIAAPPGMGAITLSDDAWAAVDKVETNTFYLDLKAARKSGSKVPPETPYTPSVSLTYAMNEALKIIMEEGLDNRVARHHKAAKASVAAVKALGLELFADEAVSSATVTAVKMPEGVTDAEFRGTTRDKYGVELAGGQDHLKGNIFRIGHMGTISYKELVQTFAAIGMTLKGLGVIDDAGAGVSSITESYL
- a CDS encoding 30S ribosomal protein S3ae; this translates as MAKAKARRRVRDTWKEKSWYTIKTPVNFEDKEIGETPAKDPELLIGRGVEVTMRELTGDFSKQYIKLRFEIDNVAGNVANTKFTGHKTTTDYVRSMIRRGTSRIDASAVVKTKDDRKLKLQVLAVTIRRAKSSQQRYMRKTIEDLLIEAAAERSFDELVGVCVNGKLASEIYHNAKKIYPLKRVEIIKSKVIK
- the mtnP gene encoding S-methyl-5'-thioadenosine phosphorylase produces the protein MIGIIGGSGVYEITEKADSCEIKLVKTDYGDVEVSLLDISGKKVAFIPRHAAGHSIPPHKINFRANIDALKNVGVTKIIATNSVGSMNTDLPPGSFVIPDDFLDFSQDRVKTFYEDKVVHIDVTEPYCPTLRDILDKSGDVILGGTYVCTEGPRFETPAEIKMFKMLGGDLVGMTGVPEVTLAREREICYNSICIVSNYASGISESELTIDEVFEMVKEKEADLLELIYNFIKNVDESQDCMCNHALDGAEV
- a CDS encoding NifB/NifX family molybdenum-iron cluster-binding protein, whose amino-acid sequence is MRLAVVSSDGENVDLHLGRGKSVYVYDYGDELEFVERRDIEIADDAKHQGGKVIKTCSDCDVLICVQYGFKSKIKAEDAGIKLVMDEGPIDDVLKRYIDHVNFMKN
- a CDS encoding YitT family protein, with the protein product MQFSGEELTLRRVFNYVFGLYLITLGVAFSIKSGLGSAPVSSIPYAMNLIWAVEIGIATFIFHAILVAMELALLRGDFKRKHFLQVFVGVLFGAFTSFSVALMYFIPPADNLIWAFVMTVLSIFLIALGLFFYVPTNLIPLSVEGVTQAIAIVTDKPFPTIKVYFDICVVSTALILSYGFLGQFGSVGIGTILGALFIGTTVRYIHKIYGHFTGEDVDLKKM
- a CDS encoding ORC1-type DNA replication protein — translated: MGIEDILMSDESLFQNINAFDPDYFPPNFNYRDTQMEALAMSIRPALRGGQPSNAVVLGSPATGKTTSIRKVFELVEKSSDKVVCLYINCQLHTTRFGIFSQIYKKLFGHIPPETGVPFSRIYDQIMKELQKKEKALVVALDDINYLFQSKNADKVVYDLLRAYEEYPGVKASIFAIMSDLEFKYSFDKNVNTVFIPQEILFPLYTYSEIEGILRDRVKAGFFPNVLSDEILEQIAMYTEENGDLRVGINLLRSCGNIAEADASREITQVHFEKALESLVSVNIVESLKSLNDSERYILRMVADNEGMYNAGELSKIFKEKTGSSYASFNRALDKLEFVRLVDTKYTGKGVKGNAREIILRFNPDDYAI
- a CDS encoding RtcB family protein, whose translation is MSIKDEIKKVRDNVYEIPGSYNKSMRASGRFYIADEYFDDLEEGAIEQIINVACLPGVQRYSIGLPDIHFGYGFPIGGVAAFSLRNGIVSPGGVGFDINCGVRLIKSNLTVEDIEDHLDELTEKLFENIPSGVGSKGKIRLEKDEINDVLDYGAEWAVKNGYGWEEDLEVLEENGRMVDADSSIVSDKAKKRGIPQLGSLGSGNHFLEVQVVDEVYDEHVAEVYGLEKGMIVIMIHSGSRGCGHQICSDYLRIMDKAYKKYKVNIADRQLACAPLDSKEAQNYIQAMAAAANYAWANRQMMTHWVRETFEDVLGKSAKDMEMDIVYDVAHNIAKMETHKVFNREEELLVHRKGATRAFGPGREEVPEKYREVGQPVLIPGTMGTASYVLCGTETAMEETFGSTAHGAGRILSRSKAKKNYDADEITEDLQSKGIKIKATSKHVIEEEAPGAYKDVDSVVRVSDSTGIAKLVVKVKPLSVCKG
- a CDS encoding 6-hydroxymethylpterin diphosphokinase MptE-like protein, whose amino-acid sequence is MEFGLWEKYYKEILDDFGFSRENDEKSAKLLDEILSTEGCLTLEDLKGFVDFSDKFIVFGAGPSLKEHVKFLMENYDLKDYVLVAADGATTALVEERIAPDIVATDLDGNLDDILLANFRGANVAIHAHGDNMDKIAKLTPFFTSVLGTTQSQPVGNLYNFGGFTDGDRAMFLAVALGAEEITLAGMDFGDIVTRYSRPNIETEIAQADDFKKKKLGYAEKFAQWIEDNENVVIKNLCE
- a CDS encoding YitT family protein, with the protein product MIKRIGCFVIGLFIMSLGVAFSIVSTLGTTPISSISYSLALITNINIGITTFIFNAALILIQFLILRKRFHRKRLLQLINCVLFGYFTDLALYIVGFIPFDSSILMCTAFLIASIFLTALGIFIYMPANIAPLPGEGCVESVAIVTGWRFSTIKIGFDAAMVIISLIMCGLWYTNILGAVNVGTIISAFMVGFTLRQINNLYSRITGHEVNVVNKN